A portion of the bacterium genome contains these proteins:
- a CDS encoding PrgI family protein → MTTYADYQRDRIGWFFGLSGGQLMFLALASLPAFWAISRGAWFSALLFAMVWLFALAITIIPVRGRSATGWVFASTMYAVGGLLGWTSFRAKASQGRAE, encoded by the coding sequence ACCTACGCCGACTACCAGCGCGACCGGATCGGCTGGTTCTTCGGACTATCCGGAGGCCAACTGATGTTCCTGGCGCTGGCGAGCCTGCCGGCGTTCTGGGCGATCAGCCGCGGAGCCTGGTTCTCCGCCCTCCTGTTCGCCATGGTCTGGCTGTTCGCGCTGGCCATCACCATCATCCCGGTCCGGGGCCGCTCGGCCACCGGCTGGGTGTTCGCCTCGACGATGTACGCCGTCGGCGGCCTGCTCGGATGGACGTCGTTTCGGGCCAAGGCCTCCCAGGGTCGCGCCGAG